A single region of the Nicotiana sylvestris chromosome 6, ASM39365v2, whole genome shotgun sequence genome encodes:
- the LOC104245458 gene encoding uncharacterized protein: MREEDIAELKARWGIPGYVDMRPTIGNDIVHFDRPGYCVFYAYPFLIGYTLPLSLLVVDFCRFYEVCPTQLSSYLYKLFLMLLKFERLASREITLDHMLNIFAPQLIRNTMLHMRPRGSKRLVVKMDNRANLRFYENYFYVRTEHIVADPMGFLEKWNFARIRKWVSAILPHTEGVLTWSAFYEKFGRRPLTGRVQRVRAPSLAFRQLTSSACPIAAPSLGLHRGLL, translated from the exons ATGAGAGAAGAAGACATTGCAGAGTTGAAAGCTAGGTGGGGGATCCCCGGTTACGTTGACATGAGACCGACGATAgggaatgacatagttcattttgACCGTCCTGGGTACTGCGTGTTTTACGCCTACCCCTTTCTTATTGGATACACACTTCCTCTCTCTCTCCTGGTGGTAGATTTCTGCCGTTTTTATGAGGTATGCCCCACCCAACTTTCGTCGTACCTGTACAAGTTGTTCCTTATGTTGCTCAAGTTTGAAAGACTCGCCAGCCGTGAGATCACTTTGgatcacatgctcaatatcttcGCCCCTCAGCTTATCCGCAACACGATGCTTCACATGCGTCCTCGGGGGTCGAAGCGTCTGGTGGTGAAAATGGACAATAGGGCTAACCTTCGTTTCTACGAGAATTATTTCTATGTGCGGACCGAGCACATTGTAGCGGATCCAATGGGGTTccttgagaagtggaactttgcac GTATCCGCAAGTGGGTGAGCGCCATCCTTCCCCATACGGAGGGGGTTCTCACATGGTCGGCCTTTTATGAAAAATTTGGACGCAGACCCCTTACAG GGAGAGTGCAGAGAGTGAGGGCTCCTTCATTGGCTTTTCGTCAGCTGACCTCGTCTGCTTGCCCCATTGCAGCACCTTCGCTCGGCCTTCATCGAGGGCTGCTTTAG